In one window of Episyrphus balteatus chromosome 3, idEpiBalt1.1, whole genome shotgun sequence DNA:
- the LOC129913474 gene encoding UDP-glycosyltransferase UGT5-like: protein MKSQIILLMIFSFVHFFKSTESSNILGVFLTHSPSNVIHHMAVARALIERGHNLTVITSIPLKEKNPGYRHIFLKQQELSQKDMDTIINDAKTTPVHLKIFKVYSLIKKIINQYSEFTSDPDFIDFLKEENHFDLMILGYAFNDLPLGIAAHFKCPVVMSFPIQPFGHVSRMIGNPTHTAFVPFSPFMESSQMDLSRRIINVFLSTAERILTAVLHFFSERLYEKNFPSDRYRTLSEMKENISLILFNHHFSEGPVRPLVPGLVEIGGIQIKDKPNPLPKNIEKFLENSEKGAILFSLGSNVREHHLGPNGTEIIFKVLSNLPYKILWKFDGENLPGNSTNIYFSKWLPQDDILAHKNIKLFINHGGKGSITEAEYHEVPMVALPVYGDHPKNAAIMQNKGHGIVLDYRTLTEESFRKTIMEVLENEKYKNAVQKFSRVYRDRPITARENAVYWIEYVIRHSGAQHMQSPLKYMNFFEANSLDVFVILCCVIYLIVKFVNMFVMLSFKMAEKMVEIAQKEKQQ, encoded by the exons ATGAAGTCTCAAATAAttcttttgatgattttttcatTCGTCCATTTCTTCAAATCAACAGAATCTTCAAATATCCTTGGTGTATTTCTAACACACAGTCCATCAAATGTGATTCATCATATGGCTGTAGCTCGGGCATTAATTGAACGTGGCCATAATTTAACAGTGATAACATCGATTcctttgaaggaaaaaaatccTGGTTATAGACATATTTTTCTGAAACAACAGGAACTATCCCAAAAGGATATGGACACAATAATCAATGATGCCAAAACTACACCAGTTCATCTTAAGATCTTCAAAGTGTATTCTCTAATCAAGAAAATTATAAACCAATATTCAGAATTCACATCTGATCCGGATTTCATTGATTTCCTGAAGGAAGAAAATCATTTCGATTTGATGATCCTCGGCTATGCCTTCAATGATCTTCCATTGGGTATAGCAGCTCATTTCAAATGTCCTGTGGTGATGTCATTTCCTATTCAACCTTTTGGTCATGTTTCACGAATGATTGGCAATCCAACGCATACAGCATTTGTTCCATTTTCACCATTTATGGAATCAAGTCAAATGGATCTATCGAGGAGGattataaatgtttttcttaGCACTGCCGAGAGAATTCTTACTGCAGttcttcactttttttctgaaagactataTGA gaaaaacTTTCCATCGGATAGATATCGAACACTTTCCGAAATGAAGGAAAATATATCACTTATCCTGTTTAACCATCATTTTAGTGAAGGTCCTGTTAGACCTTTAGTTCCTGGACTGGTTGAAATTGGAGGTATACAAATTAAGGATAAACCTAATCCATTGCCGAAG aatattgaaaaatttctagaaaattccgaaaaagGTGCAATACTCTTCAGTCTTGGATCAAATGTTCGTGAACATCATTTAGGACCAAATGGTACCGAAATCATCTTTAAAGTCCTTTCAAATCTTCCTTACAAGATTTTATGGAAATTTGATGGAGAAAATCTACCAGGGAACTCAACAAATATCTACTTTTCAAAATGGCTTCCTCAAGACGATATTCTAGCtcataaaaacataaaactttTCATCAATCACGGTGGTAAAGGAAGTATTACTGAAGCTGAATATCATGAAGTTCCAATGGTTGCATTACCAGTTTATGGTGATCATCCTAAAAATGCAGCTATCATGCAAAATAAAGGACATGGTATTGTCCTAGATTATCGAACACTCACTGAAGAATCATTTCGAAAAACTATTATGGAagttttagaaaatgaaaaatataaaaatgcagtGCAGAAATTTTCAAGAGTCTATCGTGATCGACCGATAACAGCACGAGAAAATGCTGTTTATTGGATTGAATATGTGATAAGACATAGCGGTGCTCAACATATGCAAAGTCCATTGAAATATATGAATTTCTTTGAGGCAAATAGTTTAGATGTTTTTGTGATATTATGTtgtgtaatttatttaattgttaaatttgtaaatatgtTTGTGATGTTATCGTTTAAGATGGCAGAAAAAATGGTAGAAATTGCACAGAAAGAAAAACAGCAATGA
- the LOC129913472 gene encoding UDP-glycosyltransferase UGT5-like, which yields MKSQKVVLIGVFLMQCMSYVISSNILGIFLTHSPSHVIVHMGVVRALVKQGHNVTVITSMKLNDPNPGYRLIYLKTLQHTQNETFTMIDNINRAPFYLKPAKWYQAVKGMVDKYSNYPSDPDFISFKKENNHFDLMLLGYQYNEANLGEAADFKCPTVLIWMMQPFGHISRLIGNPNLPAVVPFSPFITPNAMNFFNRVLNYIIYIFEAMVSQLSNCVLEALYDKYYPSPKYPSYKEMSKNVSLILYNHHFSELPIRPLVPSLIEIGGIQIKEEPDPLPKDIQEFLDNSPQGVIYFSLGSNACGLHVKETTIKMIFEVLSSLKYNVIWKLDEIQHPGNASNILFKTWLPQDDILPHKNVKLFITHAGKGGVTEAEYHQVPMVALPIMDDQHGNAKIMSEKGHGFVLDHETMTKEMFQNAVNEVMENDKYRKAVEKFSKLYKDRPLTAQQTAVYWIEYVIRHKGAPHMQSPLKDLNVLQEHSIDVILFLMGILYLTWKLGKMIIKLMIKFVRNYVFRRNTKLENKKE from the exons ATGAAGTCTCAAAAAGTTGTACTTATTGGTGTGTTTCTAATGCAATGCATGAGTTACGTCATTTCTTCAAATATACTCGGAATTTTTCTCACTCATAGCCCATCGCATGTAATTGTGCACATGGGCGTAGTGCGGGCACTAGTTAAACAAGGCCACAACGTAACCGTGATAACTTCAATGAAATTAAATGATCCTAACCCAGGTTATCGCCTTATCTATCTTAAAACTTTACAGCATACACAAAATGAAACATTTACAATGATTGACAATATCAACCGTGCACCTTTTTATCTCAAGCCAGCTAAGTGGTATCAAGCTGTCAAAGGAATGGTCGATAAATATTCAAACTATCCTTCAGATCCGGATttcataagttttaaaaaagaaaataatcatTTTGATCTAATGTTATTGGGCTATCAATATAATGAAGCTAATTTGGGAGAAGCTGCTGATTTCAAATGTCCCACAGTCCTTATCTGGATGATGCAACCATTTGGACATATTTCTCGATTGATTGGTAATCCCAATCTTCCGGCAGTTGTTCCATTTTCTCCGTTCATTACTCCAAATGCAatgaacttttttaatagagtgttgaattatataatttatatatttgaAGCAATGGTTTCTCAACTTTCAAATTGTGTTTTGGAAGCTTTATATGA cAAATACTATCCAAGTCCTAAGTATCCATCATATAAGGAGATGTCGAAAAATGTCTCTCTTATACTTTACAATCATCATTTTAGTGAACTTCCCATAAGACCTTTAGTACCGAGTCTTATAGAAATTGGAGGAATTCAAATTAAAGAAGAACCAGATCCATTGCCAAAg GATATTCAAGAATTTCTGGACAACTCACCACAAGGAGTCATATATTTCAGTCTTGGCtcaaatgcttgtggtcttcaCGTAAAAGAAACAACTATCAAAATGATATTTGAAGTCTTAAGTTCTCTCAAATACAATGTAATTTGGAAGCTTGATGAAATCCAACATCCAGGAAATGCATCAAATATCCTATTCAAAACATGGTTGCCACAAGATGACATATTACCTCACAAGAACGTCAAACTATTTATAACTCATGCAGGCAAAGGTGGTGTAACCGAAGCAGAGTATCATCAAGTTCCAATGGTTGCATTGCCTATTATGGACGATCAACATGGAAATGCAAAGATAATGTCAGAAAAAGGACATGGTTTTGTTTTAGATCACGAAACAATGACGAAGGAAATGTTCCAAAATGCTGTCAATGAAGTTATGGAAAATGACAAGTATAGAAAGGCTGTggagaaattttcaaaactctaCAAAGATCGACCATTAACTGCCCAACAAACTGCGGTCTATTGGATAGAATATGTTATCAGACATAAAGGTGCTCCTCATATGCAGAGTCCTTTGAAAGATTTAAATGTCTTACAGGAGCATAGTATTGATGTTATATTGTTTTTGATGGGTATTTTATATTTGACATGGAAATTAGGAAAAATGATCATcaaattaatgataaaatttgTGCGAAATTACGTCTTTCGGAGGAATACAAAGCTGGAAAATAAAAAGGAGTAG